A region of Plasmodium falciparum 3D7 genome assembly, chromosome: 12 DNA encodes the following proteins:
- a CDS encoding endoplasmin, putative, which produces MKLNNIYSFFFLFFVLCVIQENVRRVLCDSSVEGDKGPSDDVSDSSGEKKEVKRDRDTLEEIEEGEKPTESMESHQYQTEVTRLMDIIVNSLYTQKEVFLRELISNAADALEKIRFLSLSDESVLGEEKKLEIRISANKEKNILSITDTGIGMTKVDLINNLGTIAKSGTSNFLEAISKSGGDMSLIGQFGVGFYSAFLVADKVIVYTKNNDDEQYIWESTADAKFTIYKDPRGATLKRGTRISLHLKEDATNLLNDKKLMDLISKYSQFIQFPIYLLHENVYTEEVLADIAKDMVNDPNYDSVKVEETDDPNKKTRTVEKKVKKWTLMNEQRPIWLRSPKELKDEDYKQFFSVLSGYNDQPLYHIHFFAEGEIEFKCLIYIPSKAPSMNDQLYSKQNSLKLYVRRVLVADEFVEFLPRYMSFVKGVVDSDDLPLNVSREQLQQNKILKAVSKRIVRKILDTFHKLYKEGKKNKETLRSELENETDEEKKKEITKKLSEPSTYKLIYKEYRKFLKSGCYEDDINRNKIAKLLLFKTMQYPKSISLDTYIEHMKPDQKFIYYASGDSYEYLAKIPQLQIFKKKNIDVLFLTESVDESCIQRVQEYEGKKFKSIQKGEISFELTEEEKKKEQQMQKMYKALIDVISDTLKNQIFKVEISRRLVDAPCAVVSTEWGLSGQMEKLMKMNVSNSDQIKAMSGQKILEINPNHPIMIDLLKRSVTNPKDLELTNSIKIMYQSAKLASGFDLEDTADLAQIVYDHINQKLGVDNNLKIDDLDPSIFETKKIEDENDSSKFEEEINIDDEIQKKDNNVDNESNDKSDEL; this is translated from the coding sequence ATGAaattaaataacatatattctttttttttccttttttttgtgttatgTGTAATACAAGAAAATGTAAGAAGGGTCTTATGTGATAGTAGTGTTGAGGGTGATAAGGGACCTAGTGATGATGTGTCAGATTCTAGTGGGGAGAAGAAGGAAGTAAAAAGAGATAGGGATACATTAGAAGAAATTGAAGAAGGAGAGAAACCAACTGAATCGATGGAAAGCCATCAATATCAAACTGAAGTAACAAGATTAATGGATATTATAgttaattctttatatacTCAGAAAGAAGTATTTTTAAGAGAATTAATATCTAATGCAGCTGATGCATTGGAGAAGATTagatttttatctttatctgATGAAAGTGTATTAGGAGAGGAAAAGAAATTAGAAATACGTATTTCAGcaaataaagaaaagaatattttatcaATTACAGATACAGGTATAGGTATGACAAAAGttgatttaataaataatttaggTACTATTGCAAAATCTGGTACTTCTAACTTTTTAGAAGCTATTTCTAAAAGTGGAGGAGATATGAGTTTAATTGGTCAATTTGGTGTAGGTTTTTATTCTGCATTTTTAGTAGCAGATAAAGTAATcgtatatacaaaaaataatgatgatgaacaATATATATGGGAATCAACAGCAGATGCTAAatttactatatataaagatcCAAGAGGAGCTACATTAAAAAGAGGTACACGTATATCATTACATCTAAAAGAAGATGCAAcgaatttattaaatgataaaaaattaatggaTTTAATTTCTAAATATAGTCAATTTATACAATTccctatatatttattacatgaAAATGTATATACTGAAGAGGTATTAGCAGATATTGCTAAAGATATGGTAAATGATCCAAATTATGATAGTGTAAAAGTTGAAGAAACTGATGACcctaataaaaaaacaagaacAGTTGAAAAGAAAGTCAAAAAATGGACACTTATGAATGAGCAAAGACCCATATGGCTAAGATCAccaaaagaattaaaagatGAAGATTATAAACAATTTTTTAGTGTTTTATCAGGATATAATGATCAACctttatatcatatacatttttttgcAGAAGGAGAAATTGAATTTAAgtgtttaatttatattccaTCTAAAGCACCTTCTATGAATGATCAATTGTATTCTAAACAAAATTCTCTCAAATTATATGTTAGAAGAGTTTTAGTTGCAGATGAATTTGTTGAATTCTTACCTAGATATATGAGTTTTGTGAAAGGTGTTGTTGACAGTGATGATTTACCTCTTAATGTATCCAGAGAACAGTTACAACAGAATAAAATATTGAAGGCAGTTTCTAAACGTATTGTACGTAAAATTTTAGATACCTTCCATAAATTATACAAAGAAggtaagaaaaataaagaaaccCTACGATCTGAATTAGAAAATGAAACTGatgaagagaaaaaaaaagaaattaccAAAAAATTAAGTGAACCAAgcacatataaattaatatataaggaATATAGAAAATTTTTAAAGAGTGGTTGTTATGAAGATGATATTAATCGTAATAAAATTGCAAAATTACTTTTATTCAAAACTATGCAATATCCAAAAAGTATATCTTTAGATACATATATTGAACATATGAAACCTGatcaaaaatttatttattatgctTCAGGAGattcatatgaatatttagCCAAAATACCACAATTACaaatctttaaaaaaaaaaatattgatgtACTTTTCTTAACAGAATCTGTTGATGAATCATGTATACAAAGAGTACAAGAATACGAAGGAAAGAAATTTAAATCTATTCAAAAAGGAGAAATCTCTTTTGAATTAAcagaagaagaaaagaaaaaagaacaacaaatgcaaaaaatgtataaagcATTAATTGATGTTATATCAGATACTctaaaaaatcaaatattCAAGGTAGAAATTTCTAGAAGATTAGTAGATGCACCATGTGCTGTTGTATCAACTGAATGGGGATTATCAGGACAAATGgaaaaattaatgaaaatgaatGTTAGTAATTCTGATCAAATTAAAGCAATGAGTGGACAAAAAATACTTGAAATTAATCCAAATCATCCAATTATGATCGATCTTTTAAAAAGATCTGTAACTAACCCTAAAGATCTTGAACTAACGAATAGTATTAAAATTATGTACCAATCAGCTAAATTAGCATCAGGATTTGATTTAGAAGATACTGCAGATTTGGCTCAAATAGTTTATGACCATATTAATCAAAAATTAGGagttgataataatttaaaaattgacGATTTAGATCCATCTATATTTGAAACtaaaaaaattgaagatGAAAATGACTCATCCAAATTTGAAGAAGAAATTAATATAGATGATGAAATACAAAAGAAAGATAATAATGTAGATAATGAATCAAATGATAAAAGTGACGAATTATAA